One window of the Eriocheir sinensis breed Jianghai 21 chromosome 59, ASM2467909v1, whole genome shotgun sequence genome contains the following:
- the LOC126985451 gene encoding dnaJ-like protein 60 has product MQSDTLRCARISRRLLMSSCAWLRYQHPQAAFCTASALNQSHYDVLGIKNDCTLAEVKDQYIRLSKEFHPDTNPESKDNKRILAINEAYSVLSKPGLRKAYDTELLQKSKVTMHTYGDIRTNAPMEQVIFKDDSLWEHRDKTEFYKNRDRPYYGVKGVKKLPNSYIAAGAVVFMIVGAVFHFFLAKTSSDFTIKQLNLRDQIASTHHTEVRNLAKANGNAVQMELLRRRNEEEIRNR; this is encoded by the exons ATGCAGAGTGACACTCTAAGGTGTGCCAGGATAAGTAGGAGGCTGCTGATGAGCAGCTGTGCCTGGCTGCGCTACCAGCACCCTCAGGCTGCCTTCTGCACTGCCAG TGCACTGAACCAGAGTCATTATGACGTGCTGGGCATCAAGAATGACTGTACACTGGCAGAGGTGAAGGACCAGTATATTCGTCTCTCCAAAGAG TTTCATCCAGACACAAACCCAGAGTCAAAGGACAACAAACGCATCCTTGCAATAAATGAAGCTTACTCCGTCCTGAGCAAGCCAGGGCTGCGGAAAGCCTATGACACCGAGCTGCTGCAGAAGAGTAAGGTGACCATGCACACCTACGGGGACATCAGGACCAATGCCCCCATGGAACAAGT AATATTTAAAGACGACTCTTTGTGGGAACACCGAGACAAGACCGAGTTTTACAAGAACAGGGACAGACCATACTATGGGGTGAAGGGTGTCAAGAAGTTGCCCAACTCCTACATTGCGGCGGGGGCGGTGGTGTTCATGATAGTAGGGGCCGTGTTCCACTTCTTCCTGGCCAA GACCTCTTCTGACTTCACCATCAAGCAGCTGAACCTTCGGGACCAGATCGCCAGCACCCACCACACAGAGGTTAGGAATCTTGCCAAGGCCAACGGCAACGCGGTGCAAATGGAGCTGCTGAGGCGAAGGAACGAGGAAGAAATCCGCAACAGATAA
- the LOC126985450 gene encoding bifunctional methylenetetrahydrofolate dehydrogenase/cyclohydrolase, mitochondrial-like produces the protein MSGAASSHLGTSHCVEGSILSCFEPALATSMLFSSRGARVVMRGGRGVLGLLRRAMLGQAPAQHLHVSHNRLRAELIDGKKVAAEIHRELAEEVQSLLGSKGRPPHLVLVRVGGDPASGSYVRNKTRAADKIGIQSTIHHLPPDTSQSSLLALVHQLNTDSDVDAILVQLPLPEHMEEKVVCNSVSPQKDVDGFHVINIGRFCLDMNSMAPCTPLGVMELIRRYGIETFGKNAVVCGRSKNVGLPIAMLLHGDGIRPDGETGGMDATTTICHRYTPVEQLRVFVATADIIVTAAGLPGLITGDMIKPGCAIIDVGINRIQDPTTGKSRLVGDCDFESCVEKAAYITPVPGGVGPMTVAMLMRNTIVAARGSVRY, from the exons ATGAGCGGCGCGGCCTCATCGCACCTGGGAACGTCACATTGCGTCGAGGGTTCTATTTTAAGTTGTTTTGAACCAGCGCTTGCCACCAGCATGCTTTTCTCAAGCCGCGGAGCACGTGTCGTGATGAGGGGCGGCAGGGGCGTGCTGGGCCTGCTGCGGCGGGCCATGCTGGGCCAGGCGCCCGCCCAACACCTGCACGTCAGCCACAACAG ACTCAGGGCGGAGCTGATCGACGGCAAGAAAGTGGCGGCTGAGATCCACCGCGAGCTGGCGGAGGAGGTGCAGAGCCTGTTGGGCAGCAAGGGGCGGCCGCCTCACCTGGTGCTGGTGCGCGTGGGCGGCGACCCGGCCTCCGGCAGCTACGTTAGAAACAAAACCAGGGCGGCTGATAAGATTG GCATCCAGAGCACCATCCACCACCTGCCTCCGGACACCAGCCAGTCCTCCCTCCTGGCCCTGGTGCACCAGCTCAACACTGACAGCGATGTGGATGCCATTCTGGTGCAG CTGCCACTTCCTGAACacatggaggagaaggtggtgtgCAACTCCGTCTCCCCACAAAAGGATGTGGATGGCTTCCATGTCATTAATATAGGACG GTTTTGTCTAGATATGAACAGTATGGCTCCATGCACTCCCCTGGGGGTCATGGAGCTCATAAGGCGGTATG gcATTGAAACCTTTGGCAAGAACGCAGTGGTGTGTGGAAGGAGTAAAAATGTGGGGCTGCCCATTGCGATGCTCCTTCACGGGGACGGCATTCGCCCGGACG gGGAGACGGGGGGCATGGATGCCACAACCACCATCTGCCACCGCTACACCCCCGTGGAGCAGCTGCGAGTGTTTGTGGCCACGGCAGACATCATAGTGACCGCCGCCGGGCTGCCGGGCCTCATCACCGGGGACATGATCAAGCCCGGCTGTGCCATCATCGACGTGGGCATCAACCGCATCCAGGACCCCACCACCGGCAAGTCCAGACTGGTGGGGGACTGTGACTTTGAAA GCTGTGTGGAGAAGGCAGCGTACATCACCCCTGTGCCCGGAGGTGTGGGGCCCATGACAGTGGCTATGCTGATGCGCAACACCATCGTGGCGGCCAGGGGGAGCGTGCGGTACTGA
- the LOC126985456 gene encoding uncharacterized protein LOC126985456 isoform X1 encodes MGDSSIRPAATPAPPGDAAFQLVKEGRVKKLLPKARKGLPGSCSVFNVICLHIKFENHYDFFVPCEKSLLTIVMWKRIMNNIQCVGFISNEEPSVMANLLETTELFNWTIPVMFFHVPENLSSRIALVLRRRAGNKVHTHTDTYTLYTMEKTRQKNIPLRCPKGYKICQLDEETMRKIHCNNSTSDMDNHRDVAENIPCIGLFMDSKRDAEYEVDAKDLPQARDNEEPLAFVAVCRDGAVGLPCCKDKHWVDGLMALLVQTCGRMMVSEKLVPHMYVEMRFSNTRSLMDTLPGWKTQHKATRVWSCFGLHCPPRLC; translated from the exons ATGGGAGACAGCAGCATCCGCCCCGCCGCCACCCCTGCCCCACCTGGAGACGCGGCCTTCCAACTGGTAAAGGAGGGCAGGGTGAAAAAGCTGCTGCCGAAGGCTAGGAAGGGGCTGCCGGGGAGCTGCAGT gtTTTCAATGTCATTTGCTTGCACATAAAATTTGAAAACCACTATGACTTTTTTGTTCCCTGTGAGAAATCTCTACTGACCATCGTTATGTGGAAGAGGAtcatg AACAACATACAGTGCGTGGGTTTTATAAGCAACGAGGAGCCCTCTGTCATGGCAAACCTCCTTGAGACCACGGAACTCTTTAACTGGACCATACCTGTAATGTTCTTCCATGTACCTGAGAACCTGTCCAGCCGCATTGCACTGGTTCTCAGGAGGAGGGCCGGGAACAAAGTGCACACCCACACCGACACCTACACCCTCTACACCATGGAAAAGACAAGGCAGAAGAATATTCCTCTTAG GTGCCCAAAAGGATACAAGATTTGTCAGCTGGATGAAGAAACCATGAGGAAGATACACTGCAATAACTCCACCAGTGACATGGACAACCACCGAGACGTAGCCGAGAACATCCCATGCATCGGCCTCTTTATGGATTCAAAGAGGGATGCGGAGTACGAGGTGGACGCCAAAGACCTCCCCCAGGCCAGGGACAACGAGGAGCCCCTGGCCTTCGTCGCAGTCTGCCGTGATGGAGCCGTGGGGTTACCGTGCTGTAAGGACAAACACTGGGTGGATGGACTTATGGCTCTCCTGGTGCAGACATGTGGGAGGATGATGGTCAGTGAAAAGCTTGTCCCACATATGTATGTTGAGATGCGCTTCAGTAACACCAGGAGCCTCATGGACACGCTGCCAGGGTGGAAGACTCAGCACAAAGCTACTAGGGTGTGGAGCTGCTTTGGCTTACACTGCCCTccgaggttgtgttag
- the LOC126985456 gene encoding uncharacterized protein LOC126985456 isoform X2, which translates to MLLLFSVMGDSSIRPAATPAPPGDAAFQLVKEGRVKKLLPKARKGLPGSCSVFNVICLHIKFENHYDFFVPCEKSLLTIVMWKRIMNNIQCVGFISNEEPSVMANLLETTELFNWTIPVMFFHVPENLSSRIALVLRRRAGNKVHTHTDTYTLYTMEKTRQKNIPLRCPKGYKICQLDEETMRKIHCNNSTSDMDNHRDVAENIPCIGLFMDSKRDAEYEVDAKDLPQARDNEEPLAFVAVCRDGAVGLPCCKDKHWVDGLMALLVQTCGRMMVSEKLVPHMYVEMRFSNTRSLMDTLPGWKTQHKATRVWSCFGLHCPPRLC; encoded by the exons atgttattattattcagCGTGATGGGAGACAGCAGCATCCGCCCCGCCGCCACCCCTGCCCCACCTGGAGACGCGGCCTTCCAACTGGTAAAGGAGGGCAGGGTGAAAAAGCTGCTGCCGAAGGCTAGGAAGGGGCTGCCGGGGAGCTGCAGT gtTTTCAATGTCATTTGCTTGCACATAAAATTTGAAAACCACTATGACTTTTTTGTTCCCTGTGAGAAATCTCTACTGACCATCGTTATGTGGAAGAGGAtcatg AACAACATACAGTGCGTGGGTTTTATAAGCAACGAGGAGCCCTCTGTCATGGCAAACCTCCTTGAGACCACGGAACTCTTTAACTGGACCATACCTGTAATGTTCTTCCATGTACCTGAGAACCTGTCCAGCCGCATTGCACTGGTTCTCAGGAGGAGGGCCGGGAACAAAGTGCACACCCACACCGACACCTACACCCTCTACACCATGGAAAAGACAAGGCAGAAGAATATTCCTCTTAG GTGCCCAAAAGGATACAAGATTTGTCAGCTGGATGAAGAAACCATGAGGAAGATACACTGCAATAACTCCACCAGTGACATGGACAACCACCGAGACGTAGCCGAGAACATCCCATGCATCGGCCTCTTTATGGATTCAAAGAGGGATGCGGAGTACGAGGTGGACGCCAAAGACCTCCCCCAGGCCAGGGACAACGAGGAGCCCCTGGCCTTCGTCGCAGTCTGCCGTGATGGAGCCGTGGGGTTACCGTGCTGTAAGGACAAACACTGGGTGGATGGACTTATGGCTCTCCTGGTGCAGACATGTGGGAGGATGATGGTCAGTGAAAAGCTTGTCCCACATATGTATGTTGAGATGCGCTTCAGTAACACCAGGAGCCTCATGGACACGCTGCCAGGGTGGAAGACTCAGCACAAAGCTACTAGGGTGTGGAGCTGCTTTGGCTTACACTGCCCTccgaggttgtgttag